A genomic stretch from Burkholderia pyrrocinia includes:
- a CDS encoding pyridoxal phosphate-dependent aminotransferase — MRSATAPRSKLPDVGTTIFTVIGQLAAQHDALNLSQGAPNFAPDPVLVEGVARAMLDGHNQYSPMAGVMALRERLAEKTEALYGARYDPATEITVIASASEGLYAAISALVHPGDEVIYFEPSFDSYAPIVRLQGATPVAIKLSPEHFRVNWDEVAAAITPRTRMIIVNTPHNPTATVFSADDLERLAQLTRDTGIVILSDEVYEHVVFDGALHQSVARHRELAERSVIVSSFGKSFHVTGWRVGHCLAPAELMDEIRKVHQFMVFAADTPMQVAFAEILARPDSYLGLSAFYQAKRDLLARELADSRFELLPSEGSFFMLARFRHFSDESDNDFVLRLIRDARVATIPLSAFYTDGTDAGVIRLSFSKDDATLVEGARRLRSL; from the coding sequence AAACTGCCCGACGTCGGCACGACGATCTTCACGGTGATCGGCCAGCTGGCCGCGCAACACGATGCGTTGAACCTGTCGCAGGGCGCGCCGAATTTCGCGCCCGATCCGGTGCTCGTCGAAGGCGTCGCGCGCGCGATGCTCGACGGGCACAACCAATACTCGCCGATGGCCGGCGTGATGGCGCTGCGCGAGCGGCTCGCCGAGAAGACCGAGGCGCTGTACGGGGCGCGCTACGACCCGGCGACCGAGATCACGGTGATCGCGAGCGCGAGCGAAGGGCTGTACGCGGCGATCAGCGCGCTCGTGCATCCGGGCGACGAAGTGATCTATTTCGAGCCGTCGTTCGACAGCTATGCGCCGATCGTGCGGCTGCAGGGCGCGACGCCGGTCGCGATCAAGCTGTCACCCGAGCATTTCCGCGTGAACTGGGACGAGGTGGCCGCGGCGATCACGCCGCGCACGCGGATGATCATCGTGAACACGCCGCACAACCCGACCGCGACCGTGTTCTCCGCCGACGATCTCGAGCGGCTCGCGCAGCTCACGCGCGACACCGGCATCGTGATCCTGTCCGACGAGGTCTACGAGCACGTCGTATTCGACGGCGCGCTGCACCAGAGCGTGGCGCGCCACCGCGAGCTGGCCGAGCGCAGCGTGATCGTGTCGTCGTTCGGCAAGTCGTTCCACGTGACCGGCTGGCGGGTCGGTCATTGCCTGGCGCCCGCCGAGCTGATGGACGAGATCCGCAAGGTGCACCAGTTCATGGTGTTCGCGGCCGACACGCCGATGCAGGTCGCGTTCGCGGAGATCCTCGCGCGGCCGGACAGCTATCTCGGCCTGTCCGCGTTCTACCAGGCCAAGCGCGACCTGCTCGCACGCGAGCTGGCCGATTCGCGTTTCGAGCTGCTGCCGAGCGAAGGTTCGTTCTTCATGCTCGCGCGCTTCCGGCACTTCTCGGACGAAAGCGACAACGATTTCGTGCTGCGCCTGATCCGCGACGCGCGCGTCGCGACGATTCCGCTGTCGGCGTTCTATACCGACGGCACCGACGCCGGCGTGATCCGGCTCAGTTTTTCGAAGGACGACGCGACGCTGGTCGAAGGCGCGCGGCGGCTGCGTTCGCTGTAA
- a CDS encoding ABC transporter substrate-binding protein yields MKHTATLKLAFALACAIGSGAALADTQTLRFGLEAQYPPFESKAPNGDLQGFDIDVGNAVCQTAKLSCKWVETSFDGLIPALKGRKFDAINSAMNATEQRRQAIDFTTIIYRVPTQLIARTGSGLLPTPESLKGKRVGVLQASIQETFAKAHWEPAGVAVVAYQDQNQAYADLVAGRLDATLVLAPSGQRGFLSRPDGKGFSFVGQPVHDDRILGSGIAFGLRKGDDALKAKLDAAIDKLKADGTVKSLGLKYFGDIDISTK; encoded by the coding sequence ATGAAGCACACGGCAACCCTGAAACTCGCATTCGCACTCGCGTGCGCAATCGGCTCCGGCGCGGCGCTCGCCGATACGCAGACGCTGCGCTTCGGCCTCGAGGCGCAATACCCGCCGTTCGAATCGAAAGCGCCGAACGGCGACCTGCAGGGCTTCGACATCGACGTCGGCAATGCCGTCTGCCAGACGGCGAAGCTGTCGTGCAAATGGGTCGAGACGTCGTTCGACGGCCTGATTCCCGCGCTGAAGGGCCGCAAGTTCGACGCGATCAACTCGGCGATGAACGCGACCGAGCAGCGGCGCCAGGCGATCGACTTCACGACGATCATCTATCGCGTGCCGACCCAGCTGATCGCGCGCACCGGCAGCGGCCTGCTGCCGACGCCCGAATCGCTGAAGGGCAAGCGCGTCGGCGTGCTGCAGGCGTCGATCCAGGAAACCTTCGCGAAGGCGCACTGGGAACCGGCCGGCGTCGCGGTCGTCGCGTACCAGGACCAGAACCAGGCGTATGCGGACCTCGTGGCGGGCCGCCTCGACGCGACGCTGGTGCTCGCGCCGTCCGGCCAGCGCGGCTTCCTGTCGCGCCCGGACGGCAAGGGCTTCTCGTTCGTCGGCCAGCCCGTGCACGACGACCGGATCCTCGGCAGCGGCATCGCATTCGGCCTGCGCAAGGGCGACGACGCGCTGAAGGCGAAGCTCGACGCGGCGATCGACAAGCTGAAGGCGGACGGCACGGTGAAGTCGCTCGGCCTGAAGTATTTCGGCGATATCGACATCTCGACGAAGTAA
- a CDS encoding FAD-binding oxidoreductase, giving the protein MQNPNPAAAGGEQGGAPLSDDALDAVLVAELGDALVTRAADIDPRYFTAYNEPAGVRPRALVRPRSVDDVSRTLALCTRLGQPVVPQGGLTGLARGAVALGGEVVLSMERFTGIEALDAAAGTMTVRAGTPLQTVQEAAEAAGFTFGVDLGARGSCQIGGMLATNAGGTRAIRYGMMREQVLGLEAVLADGTVVSSMNRMLKNNAGYDLKQLFIGSEGTLGVVTRAVLRLHPLLAAPATALCRVRDYDAVVGLWNRVRTLPEVVSFEAMWPAFYDYVARHTPGVTAPFAGDGGFAVLIECATSAPGGDAHHALETGLAAGIDAGLVDDAVLATSERQARDLWTLREGLAIDALPQLVNFDVSLPTGELGAFAERCEAALRSRWPALTCLFFGHVGDGNVHIGVSLAGMTDADADALDHCVYAVVRDMGGSVSAEHGIGVLKRPYLAHTRSDAEIGLMRCLKAALDPRGILNPGKVL; this is encoded by the coding sequence ATGCAGAACCCGAACCCGGCCGCCGCGGGCGGCGAACAGGGCGGCGCGCCGCTGTCGGACGATGCGCTCGATGCCGTGCTCGTCGCCGAACTGGGCGACGCGCTCGTCACGCGCGCGGCCGACATCGATCCGCGCTACTTCACCGCGTACAACGAGCCGGCCGGCGTGCGACCGCGTGCGCTGGTGCGCCCGCGCAGCGTCGACGACGTGTCGCGCACGCTCGCGCTGTGCACGCGGCTCGGCCAGCCGGTCGTGCCGCAAGGCGGGTTGACGGGGCTCGCACGCGGCGCGGTCGCGCTCGGCGGCGAGGTGGTGTTGTCGATGGAACGCTTCACGGGTATCGAAGCGCTCGACGCGGCGGCCGGCACGATGACCGTGCGCGCCGGGACGCCGCTGCAGACGGTGCAGGAAGCCGCGGAAGCGGCGGGCTTCACGTTCGGCGTCGATCTCGGTGCGCGCGGCTCGTGCCAGATCGGCGGCATGCTCGCGACCAATGCGGGCGGCACGCGCGCGATCCGCTACGGGATGATGCGCGAGCAGGTGCTCGGGCTCGAGGCCGTGCTCGCGGACGGCACGGTCGTGTCGTCGATGAACCGGATGTTGAAGAACAACGCGGGCTACGACCTGAAGCAGCTGTTCATCGGCAGCGAGGGGACGCTCGGCGTCGTCACGCGCGCCGTGCTGCGGCTGCATCCGTTGCTCGCCGCGCCGGCCACCGCACTCTGCCGCGTGCGCGACTACGACGCGGTGGTCGGATTGTGGAACCGCGTGCGCACGCTGCCCGAGGTCGTCAGCTTCGAGGCGATGTGGCCGGCGTTCTATGACTACGTCGCGCGCCACACGCCGGGCGTCACTGCGCCATTCGCAGGTGACGGCGGTTTCGCGGTGCTGATCGAGTGCGCGACGAGCGCGCCGGGCGGCGATGCGCATCACGCGCTGGAAACCGGCCTCGCGGCGGGGATCGATGCAGGGCTCGTGGACGATGCGGTGCTCGCGACGTCGGAGCGGCAGGCGCGCGACCTGTGGACGCTGCGCGAAGGCCTCGCGATCGATGCGCTGCCGCAACTCGTCAACTTCGACGTGAGTTTGCCGACGGGCGAGCTCGGCGCGTTCGCCGAGCGCTGCGAGGCGGCGCTGCGCTCGCGCTGGCCGGCGCTCACGTGCCTGTTCTTCGGCCATGTCGGCGACGGCAACGTGCATATCGGCGTGTCGCTGGCCGGGATGACCGACGCGGACGCCGACGCGCTCGATCACTGCGTGTACGCGGTGGTGCGGGACATGGGTGGCTCGGTGTCGGCCGAGCACGGGATCGGGGTGCTCAAACGTCCTTATCTCGCGCACACGCGCAGCGACGCTGAAATCGGGCTGATGCGGTGCCTGAAGGCTGCGCTGGACCCGCGCGGCATCCTGAATCCCGGCAAGGTGCTTTGA
- a CDS encoding PadR family transcriptional regulator, translated as MSTSRPSPLALAVLATLTETPMHPYGMLQQLKARGYDEVVNVRQRTSLYQTIDRLLRDGLIAVHDTERDGAFPERTLYALTEAGHTAGQAWLHALLAEPAREYPVFGAGLAFLPLLDAEDARHQLELRITRLDAERERLEALRNAAQADQVPRLFLLQNEHALVLLNAELDWARSVVEHLKIGALRWVDG; from the coding sequence ATGTCAACGAGCCGCCCGTCCCCGCTCGCACTGGCCGTCCTCGCGACGCTCACCGAAACGCCGATGCATCCGTACGGGATGCTGCAGCAACTGAAGGCCCGCGGATACGACGAAGTCGTCAACGTGCGGCAGCGCACGAGCCTCTATCAGACGATCGACCGGCTGCTGCGCGACGGGCTGATCGCCGTGCACGACACCGAGCGCGACGGCGCCTTTCCCGAGCGCACGCTGTATGCGCTGACCGAGGCCGGGCACACGGCGGGCCAGGCGTGGCTGCATGCACTGCTCGCAGAGCCCGCGCGCGAATATCCGGTGTTCGGTGCCGGCCTCGCGTTCCTGCCGCTGCTCGATGCCGAAGATGCACGACACCAGCTCGAACTCCGGATTACCCGGCTCGACGCCGAGCGCGAGCGTCTGGAAGCGCTGCGCAACGCCGCGCAGGCCGACCAGGTGCCGCGCCTGTTCCTGCTGCAGAACGAACACGCGCTCGTGCTGCTCAATGCGGAGCTCGACTGGGCGCGCAGCGTCGTCGAACACCTGAAGATCGGCGCGCTGCGCTGGGTGGACGGCTGA
- the cadR gene encoding Cd(II)/Pb(II)-responsive transcriptional regulator — translation MKIGELAKAARCTPETIRFYEKEGLMPDAERTDANYRNYTDVHVERLRFIRNCRALDMAHDEIRALLRLTDTPADRCDSINSLLDDHIGHVDARLAELTHLRDQLTELRRQCVGEHSVEDCGIVHGLATMETVAPAAKRSHLG, via the coding sequence ATGAAGATTGGCGAACTGGCCAAAGCGGCCCGCTGCACGCCCGAGACGATCCGTTTCTACGAGAAAGAGGGGCTGATGCCGGACGCGGAGCGCACCGACGCGAACTACCGCAACTACACCGACGTGCACGTGGAACGGCTGCGCTTCATCCGCAACTGCCGCGCGCTCGACATGGCGCACGACGAGATTCGCGCACTGCTGCGGCTCACCGACACGCCTGCCGACCGCTGCGATTCGATCAATTCGCTGCTCGACGACCACATCGGACACGTCGACGCGCGCCTCGCGGAACTCACGCATCTGCGCGACCAGCTCACCGAATTGCGCCGCCAGTGTGTCGGCGAGCATTCGGTCGAGGATTGCGGAATCGTGCACGGTCTCGCGACGATGGAAACCGTCGCGCCGGCCGCGAAGCGCTCGCACCTCGGCTGA
- a CDS encoding heavy metal translocating P-type ATPase, whose product MTDAQRTHDPRHRHAGGADTCCADARDTHAATVANAAPAAGEHAHGDAASRGHDHDHDPARGDAHLHGAECSHDHAGHDDAGHDHDHDHAHGGAYVHGAACSHGHAAHDHAGHDHDHDHDHDHDHDHDHDHAAGDCCAPAALTLAPLPVAQATASGHVRSAFRIMQMDCPTEETLIRKKLGGMSEVSALEFNLMQRMLTVEHVPGAQPAIESAIRTLGMTPEAAAAGAPAARVADAPAKPWWPLALAGVAAIASEGATWAGLPVWLSAALALAAVLACGLTTYKKGWIAIRNGNLNINALMSIAVTGAMAIGQWPEAAMVMVLFTIAELIEAKSLDRARNAIQGLMQLAPDTATVQDADGSWRTIEAAQVALGAVVRVKPGERIGLDGEVVAGRSTVNQAPITGESLPVEKTAGDAVYAGTINEAGSFEYRVTAVAANSTLARIIHAVEEAQGAKAPTQRFVDQFARVYTPIVFAVALLVAVVPPLVMGGAWHDWIYRALVLLVIACPCALVISTPVTIVSGLAAAARRGILVKGGVYLEEGRKLAWLALDKTGTITHGKPVQTDFDAHATDVDAERIRHLGASLAARSDHPVSQAIAAAARDAGTAAFADVQDFEALVGRGVRGTIDGARYWLGNHRLVEELERCSPALETKLDALERQGKSVVVLVDDTRVLGIFAVADTIKDTSRDAIADLHALGIRTAMLTGDNPHTAQAIAQQAGIDDARGNQLPEDKLAAVGELSAGGAGAVGMVGDGINDAPALARADIGFAMGAMGTDTAIETADVALMDDDLRKIPAFVRLSRATHRVLVQNIGFALGVKIVFLGLTVAGLGTMWMAVFADAGASLIVVANGLRLLSSSGAFGGAQATR is encoded by the coding sequence ATGACCGACGCCCAGCGTACCCACGACCCACGACACCGCCATGCCGGCGGCGCCGACACGTGCTGCGCCGACGCGCGCGACACGCACGCGGCGACCGTTGCCAACGCGGCGCCGGCGGCCGGCGAGCACGCGCACGGCGACGCCGCATCGCGCGGCCATGACCATGATCACGACCCTGCACGCGGCGACGCGCATCTGCACGGTGCCGAGTGCTCGCACGACCATGCCGGTCATGACGATGCAGGCCACGACCACGATCACGATCATGCGCACGGCGGCGCATATGTACACGGTGCCGCGTGCTCGCACGGCCACGCCGCGCACGATCACGCCGGTCACGACCACGACCACGACCACGACCACGACCACGACCACGACCACGACCACGACCACGCGGCCGGCGACTGCTGCGCCCCCGCCGCGTTGACGCTCGCACCGCTGCCGGTCGCGCAGGCGACCGCATCGGGCCACGTGCGCTCCGCGTTCCGGATCATGCAGATGGACTGCCCGACCGAGGAGACGCTGATCCGCAAGAAGCTCGGCGGGATGAGCGAGGTGTCGGCGCTCGAATTCAACCTGATGCAGCGGATGCTGACCGTCGAGCACGTGCCGGGCGCCCAGCCGGCGATCGAAAGTGCGATCCGCACGCTCGGGATGACGCCCGAGGCCGCAGCGGCCGGCGCGCCGGCGGCGCGCGTCGCCGACGCGCCCGCGAAGCCTTGGTGGCCGCTGGCGCTGGCGGGCGTTGCCGCGATCGCGTCCGAGGGGGCGACCTGGGCCGGCCTGCCCGTGTGGCTGTCGGCGGCGCTCGCGCTCGCGGCGGTGCTCGCGTGCGGGCTCACTACGTACAAGAAGGGCTGGATCGCGATTCGCAACGGCAACCTGAACATCAACGCGCTGATGAGCATCGCGGTGACGGGCGCGATGGCGATCGGCCAGTGGCCGGAAGCCGCGATGGTGATGGTGCTGTTCACGATCGCCGAGCTGATCGAGGCGAAGTCGCTCGACCGCGCGCGCAATGCGATCCAGGGCCTGATGCAGCTCGCGCCGGACACCGCGACCGTGCAGGATGCCGACGGGTCGTGGCGCACCATCGAGGCCGCGCAGGTCGCGCTCGGCGCGGTCGTGCGCGTGAAGCCGGGCGAGCGGATCGGGCTCGACGGCGAAGTCGTTGCCGGCCGCTCGACGGTCAACCAGGCGCCGATCACCGGCGAGAGCCTGCCTGTCGAAAAGACGGCCGGCGATGCCGTGTACGCAGGCACGATCAACGAAGCGGGTTCGTTCGAATACCGTGTGACGGCCGTCGCCGCCAACTCGACGCTCGCGCGGATCATCCACGCGGTCGAGGAGGCGCAGGGCGCGAAGGCGCCGACGCAGCGCTTCGTCGACCAGTTCGCGCGCGTCTACACGCCGATCGTGTTCGCAGTCGCGCTGCTGGTCGCGGTGGTGCCGCCGCTCGTGATGGGCGGCGCGTGGCACGACTGGATCTACCGCGCGCTGGTGCTGCTCGTGATCGCATGCCCATGCGCACTGGTGATCTCGACGCCGGTGACGATCGTGTCGGGGCTCGCGGCCGCGGCGCGGCGCGGGATTCTCGTGAAGGGCGGCGTCTATCTGGAAGAAGGACGCAAGCTCGCGTGGCTCGCGCTCGACAAGACTGGCACGATCACGCACGGCAAGCCGGTGCAGACCGACTTCGACGCGCATGCGACCGACGTCGATGCCGAGCGTATCCGGCACCTCGGCGCGAGCCTCGCCGCGCGCTCGGATCACCCGGTGTCGCAGGCGATCGCGGCCGCGGCGCGCGACGCCGGAACGGCGGCGTTCGCCGATGTGCAGGACTTCGAAGCACTGGTCGGGCGCGGCGTGCGCGGCACGATCGACGGCGCGCGCTACTGGCTCGGCAACCACCGGCTCGTCGAGGAACTCGAGCGCTGCTCGCCGGCCCTCGAAACGAAGCTCGATGCGCTCGAGCGGCAGGGCAAGAGCGTCGTGGTGCTGGTCGACGACACGCGCGTGCTCGGCATCTTCGCGGTAGCCGACACGATCAAGGACACGAGCCGCGACGCGATCGCCGACCTGCATGCGCTCGGCATCCGCACCGCGATGCTGACGGGCGACAACCCGCACACCGCGCAAGCCATCGCGCAGCAGGCCGGCATCGACGACGCGCGCGGCAACCAGTTGCCCGAGGACAAGCTCGCGGCGGTCGGGGAACTGTCGGCCGGCGGCGCGGGCGCGGTCGGGATGGTCGGCGACGGGATCAACGACGCGCCGGCGCTCGCGCGCGCCGACATCGGTTTCGCGATGGGCGCGATGGGCACCGACACGGCGATCGAGACGGCCGACGTCGCGCTGATGGACGACGACCTGCGCAAGATTCCCGCGTTCGTGCGGCTGTCGCGCGCGACGCACCGCGTACTGGTGCAGAACATCGGCTTCGCGCTCGGCGTGAAGATCGTGTTCCTCGGCCTCACGGTCGCGGGGCTCGGCACGATGTGGATGGCGGTATTCGCGGACGCGGGCGCGAGCCTGATCGTCGTCGCCAACGGCTTGCGGCTGCTGTCGTCCTCCGGGGCGTTCGGCGGCGCGCAGGCCACGCGTTGA
- a CDS encoding zinc ribbon domain-containing protein, whose product MSFLKRILGGHGSGHGGGHGNSGGGHHGGQRRDGHGGHDARGRDRHGWGWQAPTDGQGGQGGNAPLSQLACAGCGALNAADARFCAQCGTAQRGRACSRCHAALAADARFCPGCGTQAG is encoded by the coding sequence ATGAGTTTTCTGAAACGGATCCTGGGTGGGCACGGCAGCGGGCACGGCGGTGGGCACGGCAACAGCGGTGGCGGGCATCACGGCGGGCAGCGCCGGGACGGGCACGGCGGCCACGATGCGCGTGGCCGCGATCGTCACGGCTGGGGCTGGCAGGCACCGACCGATGGTCAAGGCGGCCAGGGCGGCAACGCGCCGCTGAGCCAGCTCGCCTGCGCGGGCTGCGGCGCGCTCAACGCGGCGGATGCGCGCTTCTGCGCGCAGTGCGGTACGGCGCAACGCGGCAGGGCTTGCAGCCGCTGCCACGCGGCGCTGGCCGCCGACGCGCGCTTCTGCCCGGGCTGCGGGACACAGGCCGGCTAA